TTTTTCACGATATTATTCCAGTTATTATGATTGACATAGCCAGATGCGTCTTTACAGACTATGTGGAAAGCTTTATGTTGCACCATGCCCCGTCAATTTCGATGTACCCTACTTCTTTCTAGAATAAATATCGttttctcataaaaaaaattttatttaaatacataacttatttatttacaaaaaattccactctctcatattctcaAATACATGTATCGATCGGGTAGATACATCACTTTAAGCGATAGATCTattggatacatcactttttattggatacatcacgtaaagtgatgtatcaggGCGTTAAGTAATGTATCCGAAACCAAAACGTGatgtatcaaaatgttttgGATGTATTCGAATTCCactcaatttaagaaattttgtaaatttgaaaaaaatagagataaaatataattagcTCCTTATAATACACCTAAAATTTTTACTTATTTCATGTGGGGCCCATTTTAACGCCCAATAGTCTGATCAAAGATGGGTCAACATTGCTATTAATTATACAGTGTGAAAATCTCATTAATTGTTGAGTTTATTGGCGCTTTTGATTTGGCAAATACAAATTGCACTTGCCATGTCGTTTCTGTTCAGCGATTTTTAGCTATTCTACTAAAATGATAGGTACCATATTCAGATATTTTAGTCATCTGAGTGTATTTTACGGTTCATCATCTGTTTGTTTGTTAAGCACTTGCCTAACTTTCTGTTAGTTAGTTATGTGGACTTTTCGTTAATTTTGGAGGCAAAGTCTTGACTCTTGATTATTACTCCTTTATGTAGAAATCAATGGTTGAAGTAGAAGTGTTGATAACTAAGAATGTGACTCAGGCATGTGCAATAACACCTTCAGTCAAAAACTGCGTGCTCACATCCTCACTTTTAGCCTGTGTATGGCAAGATATTAACTCTTCAAGAACAATTGATCATGATTGCTGGAGTGACGAGTCCATCTGCTTAGACAAGAAGGTATTGAGTTATTTTATTTGGTGTTCTCTACCTACCCCCACACCCACCTACTTCTATCCAACACCATACATGCTTAAAAttatagaataaaataaatgaaggGTATGGCCCTAGTAAGATGGTTGACTGATTTGATTGCTTCCATGGGTTAAAAATACCATttgatttgaaaaagaaaaaattgtagCAGCCCATAGAAAAAGTATGATTAATGATTAAAATAAGTTGCAACTTTAGTAATCAGTACTCATTGTCAAGACTTGGCTATAATTGCTTTTcaagtaaatatattatttataaaaaagttatcttatttgctATAATTGTTTTATTGGTGAATCATTTCTACATGGTAAATCCATTGAACTTAAAAACGTCAAGATAACAACAAAGCAATTACTAGTcgtccacttcattaacaattaGCAATCCACATTAAAAACTTAATAGACCTTCCCCCTTTGTTATACTGTACATGATCAGCACTAACTTAGTGCTATTCTTTTCAATGAAATCTATCTTCTTACTAACAAAAGAAAAGCAATAATGCGTTAAAAACTTCTCTGGATATTAAATGACGTTGTACTTGAATGAAAATTTGCAGCTATGGTATGCCCTGGGTAAGCTTAAGGCAGAAAGAGTAGCGTGGAATGTAGCTAGGGAGAGTGGATTCAAACTAGCTACTATATGTCCTGGTTTAGTGACTGGTCCTGAACTCCTCAGCAGAAATCCAACCCCTACCATCGCCTATCTTAAAGGTGATTTGCATTTTGCCTTTTACCTAAATGAAACTAATGAGTAATATTTTTGGACTCTGAGCTAATAATACCTTAGCATGTGATTTTCAGGAGCTCAAGAAATGTTTAGAAACGGACTCTTGGCAGCAGTAGATGTTCACAGATTAGCATTAGAACATGTATTGGTGTTTGAAGACATGAAGAACACAGGGTACAGCAGATACATTAGCTTTGATCGAGTGATTAGGAGTGAAGAGGAATTTGAAAAATTAGCAAGTGAGACCGGAATAGATATTAGGACGATGAGATCAAACTCGAGGCCTAATTCCTCGAACATTGTCAAATTGTCAAATGCAAAGCTTTGCTGCTTAACCTCTGCAATACATAGATGTAATAGCGAGTTCTAGCTCTCATCAATAAACTTACTTTATGCCTGAATTGGATTTTGGAACCCAAAACTAAGGAGACTACCGTTGGGATTTTGGCATGAGTGGGTTTAGTCACATAACTATGATTGAGAAATGAGGAAATCTATTgggtataaaaataatttacttCTACTTTAGGTTAAAGAGTTGGGAAAATAAAGATAACTTTCATGTTGTCTTCCTTGCTCACATATTTCTCGCACCCATTTTCGTAACATTATTGCCTTCTTTTTCTACTTAATTTTTCGAACAGGCATCTCTTTTTTGCTATGAAGACCAAAACATTTCCTCAAATTTTTACATACTGAAAACGAAAGCTTCTTcccctctatttttttttaaaaaaaaaaactaaagtgATAGCTTTGCACGAGTCCATCACTGTGTCAAAGGACCAAAATTATAAACAATAAGACAAATCGGAAGATAAGAGTATTGCACACTAATTTACGTGGAAAACCTCTTTGTTCAAGGGGAAAAAATCACAATCTGACCACCATAATTTAACTGTTAATCTTCATTAAGGTGCAATAGCAAAGTAAACTATTACAACTTATTGTACCTAgttaccaaccctcttcacCCCTTTGCTTGCAACACTACTATTACAAGACATGATAGACTTTTTCAACACACTCCAAAACTCCAAATCAAAATTCCTTCATACAACAGGAACTGATTTTATAATGTTGCACATAAGACTCAACACTACAACAAGGCTACAATGAAGAATATCTTAAACAGCTCTGTCAGGTCTCGTGTAACTTTTGTTACATTTTGTCTTTACTTGAGAGAACACAAAAGACATCCTTGATTGACAATTCTTCAAGAAAAAAGCCAGAAAACTGTGGTCCATAGTTTGAGTATTAACATTAGAGACCCACATCCTATGATTCATCTGATTGGCTTTAGGTCTGGCTGGTTCTATCAATCACAGTAGAGAATGACAACTTTACAACTGCCTATTCTACGACTTGACTTACCAATGGGACAAATAATTTGAAGTGTTGCTATTACATAATATTTTACTCCATTTTATCTTAGGAGAAATTAATCTAAAATCTTAAACAATAATGAATTATTGAATTTCGTAGTAACACAAAGTGCAATTGactcaaaattaatttaatacaaaatccgcttttaataattttagttaAGCATAAGGAAAAATAACAGGCACTGGTACTTCCTACAGAAGTGGCGTTCTAATGATTTCATTTTATATCTAGTTTGCCACCTCTCGACTTCTAATAATTTGTGGACAACTATTTATCCACAAAGTCTGGTACTgcattttcaaaaaaagaagatatgaatgtttgattttttaagtgtaaaaaagaaaattacttTCAAAAACAGTGACTCTATACACTCCTAGAACTTCACTAGatatgtttttttgtttttattaaagatttataattattttatttattttggtgatGAAGGATGGATAAATTTCATAGCATAGCAAAACAGCCTCAAGAAAAGAGAGTTGTGgcttaatgaaaaaaaaagacagTTCTGGCTCCGCCATTGTACTAGCATAGGAAAGAAATGCTATACTATATTTGGTTCCATAAGTTCAATTATGCACTTTATTTTAGCCAAGtttctttatttgttctttatttAGATTTCAGACTTGATCAAAAAAGCAAATGTAATATACTGTGCTTTCATTTGTATAACTATGAATCAGTTTAACAAGGATAAAAAGAATTTCAATTAAATTCATTTCAATCGaacaaaattagaaaataaatcGTGTTTGGTTCAagtaattgagtgagttatcTCGACAATGAgccaaaaaaaattgtttttatcTAATTATTTGAGATAAATTGTACCAATATATTGGTAGCATTTGGTTTTGATTAAAGACGAATCCAGGAAAGTGTGTAATTGAAGATAATAATAAATGTACTGACGCTTACTAGACCAGCTTCAGAGATTGGTTAAAATCTCAGCAAATCTGAAGAGCAAAAGCAATTTTAATTTACGAGCAGATCAACACCTCCCTTCCCATCTCCTCTTATAGGAAGAAAAGGGGGCTGCCTGAATTTCCACTCGGTACAcaaactaatgaaaacaaaataggAGGAAAGGGAATTGGGGTTTCAGAAAAGGCTCAGATAGTTTGCTTAATTTGCTCAGCGAAGAACTTTTTGAAGGCTCTTCTCATACAAGAGGTGtcagaaataaaaaaaagcaccatcatcaaagcccacaaaatacaaataaacgaaagaaagaaaaaagataaatccaatcaaatcaaataacaagTCAATTGTTGAAGTAGTTTACATTGAGAGAGGAAGATGGAGCGAGTACTTATACGGCTGACCTACAAATTAGGGTTTTCACTTTCCTGATGGGCCCTGATTGTTATGACAGCCCAATAGACCACTACTATGCTGTGGCTTTAACTCTAAGCTCCAAAATTCAGCTGGTTCAGTTCACAATTTCAATGTCAGGCCTAACATTAGCCCAGCCCATAAATCGGTTTACATACAGCCCAAATATAATAGAGAACCAACGGTTTCACGTATTCATTCACTTtttagttactttttttaaaaaaagatttactCACTTTGAAATAACTTTAGATATGTCAAGCCTTACTTTAAGCTTTGggtatcaattttttttattttaaaaaaggtaaattttcaaatttttttatgcACGACGTGTACAACTTAAATGGTGATCCAAAGTTGGATTATATGTGGCACTTGGGCCGTTTATCCTCAGAAAAACTAACTAATTAAACAAACATC
The sequence above is a segment of the Solanum dulcamara chromosome 11, daSolDulc1.2, whole genome shotgun sequence genome. Coding sequences within it:
- the LOC129874885 gene encoding cinnamoyl-CoA reductase-like SNL6 → MGIVCPDESKRIEIEEFRRMLLSNTAVHRTKVGDEFRNQGQLPSAVQHSRELEEKKVCVTSGVSFLGIAIVNQLLLRGYSVRVIVEKQEDLEKLREMEISGEMRQSMNTVEAVMARLNDIESLSQAFNGCRGVFHTAAFVDPAGLSGYSKSMVEVEVLITKNVTQACAITPSVKNCVLTSSLLACVWQDINSSRTIDHDCWSDESICLDKKLWYALGKLKAERVAWNVARESGFKLATICPGLVTGPELLSRNPTPTIAYLKGAQEMFRNGLLAAVDVHRLALEHVLVFEDMKNTGYSRYISFDRVIRSEEEFEKLASETGIDIRTMRSNSRPNSSNIVKLSNAKLCCLTSAIHRCNSEF